The genomic interval gaaattgtttcTTTGTAATATcatctatataaaaataagaacaattatattatattaactGCAAAAAAATCATACACAATTGTTAgtctttaattaataaatttaatttttcacttTTTCTGGTGGTACTACTCACTCCATTGACAGACTAATACCAAATTGGGTGTATAGTGTACTTCGAGGTTATTGTATCTAAATACACAACATCATATCCCAATTAGTTAAGGATTGataatttattgaataattaattttgttattcatttttaaattttacaggGGAGTTTTGTAGAATATACAAGAACATATAAAACATGAACCAAATataatcacaaaaataaaaattgaatggtggaaattttatatttgtgataGTAAACCAGAATACTTTggttcatgttttttttttaatgaataagAAATCACTTTGTTTGTTTGTAATGAATATGAAATCACTTTGTTTGATGCATTTGTAAGTGATTTCtacacaaatttaatttttttgtttgtgattTTGTCATTTGAATGCGACGACTTTTCGTTTTTTCTTCTTAGTgtagtgttttttttcttttcattttggTACGATGTTCTTTTTAGTTCACattgacaaaataattttgatccATTACATATTTCAATCAATGATTTTAGCGCTGGCAACGATACATATCAAAAGGCACAAATATTCCTTTCAAAATTTTTTGTCATATTCGTAGACATGTTTTGTACTTGTAAATTTGTTCGCAAAATcatcctttatatttttaacaaatttgaatttgtattgCATCGATATTTAATTCAATGAATATAATTTcgtttagtaattttttttttttatcatttattatctATCATAACTTcaactatttatatatttttaattaacttccttttaaatttaacataactTTTGTATTTATTACATAAGAGTTTGATTATATAAACTTCAACTTTGTAATATCgtgttttgattttatgtttatatGATGCTAACAatatacatttacaattcattttaatatttatgcaaaacacgtaaaaaaaaatataattattgaattcagccaattatttaaaataacattataattgttgatataatttttcatttcgAAATATCTATGTTAGTAGTTAATTGTTAGTTTTTTGTTAAAGGATAGAGTTGAACTCATGACACTCTAATATATGTGGTCCTCGTCCAAATTACCTTATGACTCCCTTGTTCATGtactaatatttaataatcGTTTTATTCACAAAACATGTATCAAATTCGCACAGGTCTCATGCTAGTTTGAGCATAAAAAATATCTAGTTCAACACAGAATTGCACCAGGTCATAACAAAAAGATGATCATCTCGAATAATAACCAATCATCTATTCAAATGTTGGAGGCAACTTCTCATCAAAGAAATGGAGCATCATCTAACCAAGTCAAGAGGCATCTTATGACCAAGCATTAAGGACATCATTTGGTCAAGTTACAACTTACAAATGATCTCATATTAAATTCAAATCATGAGCAATTACTGAGTTTGAGGTATACTTCACAAAATAGACAAAAGGCAAAAAGGCCTTTAATTGAAATATCTGCCACATAGCATTAAAAAAGAgcaattcaaattttcaaaaagaattttatttGAACCAAATACCAATCAAAATACTTATCAGTACATACATCATACATGGCCTTAACATCAGCcccaaaatataaatcaaaataaaactgaACCATTAAATTACACTAGGATCAAATGCAATCCTTCGCCACCTTCAACACCATCACAttcttatatattattactaacCAAATTTACTAACTTCTATCTCTCGTACCAGTTCCATCACACATTTCAGAGCCACACATTACACAAAAAACTATTCATCGTCACCCTGATGCCAGTTATCATAAATTGTAAGAAAAAGCTGCAGCACCAGCAACATTACAATCTCAAATAACAACTAGAGAcaccattttatttttctactaaTATGAACTCAATGACGGCAGACATGATTTACTCATTATCTTCCACTGTAATGGTTTTcattaaacaataattttccAATTCTGGTCTATTCCACCTCTTACTTTGAAATTGACTTTGaaacttttcaaatatttcattattcagCTCATTGACTTTGAAATTTAACAGTAAGTGACATAACATGAGAGATAGTACCCAAAAACATAAGAGATATAAGAATTAAGGTTAGTGTACTCTCAACTATGTATAAATATCCTCATAACTGAAAGACTAAAGGACCTTGTTTAACAAATGAATAAGATGACAATCTAACACCAAATAAAGATTGAGTATCAAGGGAGGTTCAAATccaaatatttatgatttaatgctaaaacaaagtaacaaaaaCCATCATAAGccatatatgaaaatcataaaaaaatgagTAGTCAACTTCTGGAATCAAGTATAACCAATTAAAAGCTTCAAAGTTTAGAGTATACCCAGATGATCAATCTAACTTGTGACCTTTATATGCATCCAACAACAGAGGGGCGTCTTTTTGAAATCGGGTTacatatttatccaaaaatgtTTTCTCACTAATCGCAATAGCACTACCAATGAAAAAGCCACTCTTTATCAAACCCTTTGacttcaaaatttgaagaacAGCCCATCTAGGTATAATTGTCTTCTCCAAGTTTCGGTTCAGAATCCCAGGCCTTCTCATAATGTCTTCTGGTTTAAAGCCCACATCTTTCACCAAGAAGTTCAGTGTTTTCATAAGCTTCTTTTCTGAAATCATCATATACTGAGGTTCTTTCTGGAAAGCCGAAAGACATATATCTCTCGAGCAGCCAAACTTCTCGAAAATCTTAAATCTTGATTCCCAAGTTTCTTTGTCCATCTTTGCAATGACTTGAACTGCCAAAACAAATTTCGACTTCAAAGGATCAAACCCCATTTCCTTCACTGAATTAACAGCCTCAACAAATTTGCTATGCTTGGCGAATGCTACACTTGGAAAATTAGATACCAAAAGGGAAATGGAACCTTGAGGAACACCAAGTTGCTTCAAAACCTCAATGTTTTGAACTGCATCATTTACAACCCAAACACAATGAAGGTTCCATGAACCATGCTTCAAAGTTGAAACTACCTCTTCATCATTCCGAACTAGGCTTCGAATGATTTCATAACGAGGGATAAGGGTTTTCTCCAAGCTTTTTGACAAAAAGGAAGTGTTCCCAATGAGGATTTTGGGGAGATCAGTGGTAGAAACCCCAATGGAATGAAAAAACTTGAGTTTGGGCAAAAGGGTCTTTTTAGGATCTGATAAAAGAACCAAAGGGTGTTTTTTGACATAACTACATAACTGTGAATCAGAGAAGCCATAGGTTTTGAGAAGTTGAGTAACATCATTTGgggaattagggtttttgatttGCAACCTTTTGGAGAGTTTAAGGGCTGTTTCTGGGGATAACCCACATGAATTTACGAGGGTTGATAACGTAAAGGTGTCACCTTTATGGTTATTTGTATTGGGAACAGACTCAACAGAGAAATAACGATAGTTGAAGAATAGAGAAAAAGCATGTTGGGAAATAACACTGGAATTTAGGGTTCTATGAATGAATCTAGTAATCAGAAAATGGTGCATTTGTAAATGAGTAATGAGTAATAGAAGTAAGAGTGAAGAGAGATTGACTTACCAAATTTCAGATAGTAGGATTGTGCTCAATTGGACACACTATTCAAAGAGATTCAACATTGAATCACAAAACAACGCCATGGAAAATATGAATGAATGTTTCAGTTCAGTCTCGAATAGGAGGGATTTCATCTTTGCTGTTCCGAACATACAAAACGGcgccgttttttttttttaatcttctcaccctttttcttttaattttctcattgattaaaagtaaagttaaatatatttttatccatgtcaaattttaacattttaatatatgttccggtaaaaaataattttttaatccataaaataataattatgtatGTACTTTTAGTcaaattgttaaattaatatatatttttgaatgatttttcaaaaaatatatttataacattataaaaaaattgtccacaaaaaataagttttaaattcCATTTTTAGGTCCATagtttcattattttcattttgaattttttacatctaaaaagttatattttattcatttcaaataaCTCTAAATATTTgtggagaattttttttaaaagttctaAACATGcttctaaaaaattattcaaaattttaaaaattgaaagacaattaaatatattttattttagcagaaactaaaattatttatcggataattttgtagaaactaaaaatatatatttttttttcacggAGACTAAAtgaaaatgttgaaattttaaggAGTAGAAACATATTTAACCcttaaaagtatttgaaatttgatatttattggCAATTTAGTGCATCTTTGCAATCATGGTGAGTTTGGTAGAAGAAAGTTTCTACTTCCTATGGGTGTTCATGGTGTAAAAATAGAGTTTAATGTAGTTTTTGAATCggtttaaaactaatttataaatataaacaaatataatattttgaacaagTTTTTACTTAAATTAGATTTCGCACTAGTTCTTcgaaaaaaaaattttgaaattatttcgaaaagaaaatatcaatttttttaagaaaaatagatGTAAAAAATTTCTCGAgataaaattttttaattatttttcaaaaaaaatagatatacaaaattttcaagaaattttttttgattatttttcaaaaatattttacgagaaaaatattttctaaaaaattttcaaagaaaaaatgatttaaatgttttttgatttttttcaaaaaaaaattttaattgttaaactagttttttaattaactttggTTAGCTtgattgttttaaatatgtggttCAATTTATAAACCATTTAATTGGTTTGGTTTTTTTCGATGCAATgcaattcaatttatcaatatggttcaattaactatatattttgcACACCTCTTCCCTATATTCTTTGAGGTCcccaaattttcaattttaatatttggattGAGTGATCCTTAGGCGATTTATTAGGATCGACCAATGCAAGGATACTTACATAGTATTCAGATTGTCTATCTTCCTCATTTAtgcattttgttaaaaaaaactaaaacccCAAACTCTCAAAATCCTTTtataatatttggttttctatcATTACAACCTCCAAAATATCACATTTCGCTCGTTTTACAAATcctaattttagaaattttctaaGTTATATATACATTATGGATTAGccaatcaaaaaaaattaatataaaaaacctATTAGATTAGTCAATTTAGATAAGTATGTGATTTAGAAAATCTCTAAACAAATTTCGATGAGTTTACTAGTCTACCAATTTGAATGAGATTATTTCTTAAATAACACTACCATATTAGCAATTTTGAAGTGTATATGACTTAGAATTTACATCGTAAACGACAAacaaattagtttatatataaaacataaaaatttataatcccTACACAAATTCAACAAATCCATTCCAACTTCAATGacaatatcaaattatttttattaaaacaatttattaaccgaacaaatttttaaaaaatagaacttaaatttaattatccAAATATTTCTCTCCTCACATTCAATCATCTCTCTCATCAAATTCAATACTCTTTCTACCTCCATCCCTACAAACTTCTACCATTTCCATGAATATATGAGCTCTAAATGGTGAAATACTAAATTAACCTTAAACCACTAATTTGCCCTATTACCATGAATATATGAGCTTTTGAATAGTGAAATACTACAAAGTAAGCTTATACCACATATTTCTACAGTTTTCTACGAAGCTTCCGTTCACCACTGAATTAAACTTATACCACATATTTGATACAAATTGAATATATGAGCTCTAAATGGTGAAATACTAAACTAACCTTAAACCACTAATTTGCCCTATTACCATGAATA from Cicer arietinum cultivar CDC Frontier isolate Library 1 chromosome 5, Cicar.CDCFrontier_v2.0, whole genome shotgun sequence carries:
- the LOC101488741 gene encoding transcription termination factor MTERF15, mitochondrial-like, coding for MHHFLITRFIHRTLNSSVISQHAFSLFFNYRYFSVESVPNTNNHKGDTFTLSTLVNSCGLSPETALKLSKRLQIKNPNSPNDVTQLLKTYGFSDSQLCSYVKKHPLVLLSDPKKTLLPKLKFFHSIGVSTTDLPKILIGNTSFLSKSLEKTLIPRYEIIRSLVRNDEEVVSTLKHGSWNLHCVWVVNDAVQNIEVLKQLGVPQGSISLLVSNFPSVAFAKHSKFVEAVNSVKEMGFDPLKSKFVLAVQVIAKMDKETWESRFKIFEKFGCSRDICLSAFQKEPQYMMISEKKLMKTLNFLVKDVGFKPEDIMRRPGILNRNLEKTIIPRWAVLQILKSKGLIKSGFFIGSAIAISEKTFLDKYVTRFQKDAPLLLDAYKGHKLD